One window of Streptomyces sp. NBC_00273 genomic DNA carries:
- a CDS encoding AAA family ATPase, with protein sequence MSATQPQPARALAAADALGARLGATRTEPATNPQLEALALAVTANQPVLLWGEPGIGKSAGMEQLATALGVRLETVIASVHEPSDFAGLPIVGEDPATTGVPMAPPDWAVRLARTGHGLLFFDELSSAPPAVQAALLRVVLERRVGSLELPAAVRIVAAANPPASAADGWHLSPPLANRFVHLDWTHNPRTVARGMAGTWPEVAIPAVDPAKASGSVARARGAVSGFLTARPGLVHHMPAEAAGRGRGWPSPRTWEMALRLLATGYAASTGREALAAALTGAVGEAAGIELLSYLEHLDLPDPDRVLADPDAFALPERGDRQLAFLIAVVAAVQSELTRPRWEAGWAVLAKAVDAGVPDVAARAAADLAAMRDLDWPVPAGIDAFAQLLQLSGSLPGGN encoded by the coding sequence ATGAGTGCGACCCAGCCCCAGCCCGCCCGCGCCCTGGCCGCCGCCGACGCCCTGGGCGCCCGGCTGGGCGCCACCCGCACCGAGCCCGCCACCAACCCCCAACTGGAAGCATTGGCGCTCGCCGTGACGGCCAATCAGCCGGTGCTCCTGTGGGGTGAGCCCGGCATCGGCAAGTCCGCCGGCATGGAGCAGCTCGCCACCGCGCTCGGCGTGCGGCTGGAGACCGTCATCGCCAGCGTCCACGAGCCCTCCGACTTCGCGGGGCTGCCCATCGTCGGCGAGGACCCGGCCACCACGGGCGTCCCCATGGCCCCGCCGGACTGGGCGGTACGACTCGCCCGCACCGGCCACGGGCTGCTGTTCTTCGACGAGCTGTCCTCCGCCCCGCCGGCCGTGCAGGCGGCCCTGCTGCGCGTGGTCCTGGAGCGCCGGGTCGGCAGCCTGGAACTGCCGGCGGCGGTACGGATCGTCGCCGCGGCCAATCCGCCCGCCAGCGCCGCGGACGGCTGGCACCTCAGCCCGCCGCTCGCGAACCGCTTCGTCCACCTCGACTGGACGCACAATCCGCGCACCGTGGCCCGCGGCATGGCCGGCACCTGGCCCGAGGTGGCGATCCCGGCCGTCGATCCCGCCAAGGCCTCCGGTTCGGTCGCCCGGGCCCGCGGCGCCGTCTCCGGCTTCCTCACCGCCCGTCCGGGCCTGGTCCACCACATGCCGGCCGAGGCCGCCGGACGGGGCCGCGGCTGGCCCTCCCCGCGTACCTGGGAGATGGCCCTGCGGCTGCTGGCCACGGGGTACGCGGCATCGACGGGCCGGGAAGCGCTGGCTGCCGCGCTCACCGGCGCCGTGGGCGAAGCCGCCGGGATCGAACTGCTCTCGTACCTCGAACACCTCGACCTGCCCGACCCGGACCGGGTGCTGGCCGACCCCGACGCCTTCGCCCTGCCCGAGCGCGGCGACCGGCAGCTGGCCTTCCTCATCGCCGTGGTCGCGGCCGTGCAGAGCGAGCTCACCCGTCCCCGGTGGGAGGCGGGCTGGGCGGTCCTCGCCAAGGCCGTGGACGCGGGCGTGCCCGACGTCGCGGCCCGCGCCGCCGCCGACCTCGCCGCGATGCGCGACCTCGACTGGCCGGTGCCCGCCGGCATCGACGCCTTCGCGCAACTGCTCCAGCTGTCCGGCTCGCTGCCGGGCGGCAACTGA
- a CDS encoding ankyrin repeat domain-containing protein yields the protein MSVENAELPGGLQPEDRPAWRRIRRYAVPGWMIEQATAHRLAGDWRAACAAAAVDVEFELPAVEARYGAAVAEAVAEDLRHFAPDLLRWHLPRYLGGRTTIATDRRILLASYGGPGGPTLSVTTPHMSEGPQRLRLHCAPVTGKKWNLYTGSGFTSQNWTAVRPFWDARHVSELGARFADPDGLAERIAALWARKDVVGAFAAAGVACDLTVPAPQQHRRQIDPEAVLAGMTFDLTRLAPEVARLVAAGAGDRYRLAAGWRTYLLFEHTGPHGLRARVVEQAEALDVPALPGYVWQRLPDLELVRTGLVSPRELHPLVAAALFPGAGPAAGPPGPGTGGSARVRCRGGWHEVHSRGGVLDVPHTPEEQQRERAMRAFGGAVSGCFAVQQSWTTGEGRLPRALQVQRQELFLYAQHGDTPGVVALLDAGMDPRIRDARGRGLLHALHLLDHEVLLPRLLAAGLDLEARDKNERTPLLSAVHWGGSADLVRALLAAGARIDVVDELELSLSQEVLRYKRTDLTFLRDRVNEEFPGIGADWYDDHLAYREDDADEDDEDDDA from the coding sequence GTGAGCGTGGAGAACGCCGAACTGCCCGGCGGCCTGCAGCCGGAGGACCGCCCGGCCTGGCGGCGGATCCGCCGCTACGCCGTGCCCGGCTGGATGATCGAGCAGGCCACCGCGCACCGGCTGGCCGGTGACTGGCGTGCAGCCTGCGCGGCCGCCGCCGTGGACGTCGAGTTCGAGCTGCCCGCGGTGGAGGCCCGGTACGGCGCCGCCGTGGCCGAGGCGGTGGCGGAGGACCTGCGGCACTTCGCCCCGGACCTGCTCCGCTGGCACCTGCCGCGGTACTTGGGCGGCCGCACCACCATCGCCACCGATCGGCGGATCCTGCTCGCCTCCTACGGCGGCCCCGGGGGGCCGACCCTGTCGGTCACCACACCCCACATGAGCGAAGGCCCGCAGCGGCTGCGCCTGCACTGCGCGCCGGTCACCGGGAAGAAGTGGAACCTGTACACAGGCAGCGGCTTCACCTCCCAGAACTGGACCGCGGTCCGGCCGTTCTGGGACGCCCGCCACGTGTCCGAGTTGGGCGCGCGCTTCGCCGACCCGGACGGCCTCGCCGAGCGGATCGCCGCGCTGTGGGCCCGCAAGGACGTGGTCGGGGCCTTCGCGGCGGCAGGCGTCGCGTGTGACCTGACCGTCCCCGCTCCGCAGCAGCACCGGCGACAGATCGACCCGGAGGCGGTCCTCGCGGGGATGACCTTCGACCTCACCCGGCTCGCGCCGGAGGTGGCGCGGCTCGTGGCGGCGGGAGCGGGAGACCGGTACCGGCTCGCGGCCGGCTGGCGTACGTACCTCCTCTTCGAACACACCGGACCGCACGGACTGCGGGCACGCGTCGTCGAACAGGCCGAGGCACTCGACGTCCCGGCCCTGCCCGGGTACGTCTGGCAGCGGCTGCCCGACCTCGAACTGGTCCGGACCGGACTGGTCTCCCCGCGCGAGCTGCATCCGCTGGTGGCCGCAGCGCTGTTCCCCGGCGCCGGCCCCGCCGCGGGTCCGCCCGGCCCCGGCACGGGCGGGTCGGCCCGGGTGCGGTGCCGTGGCGGGTGGCACGAGGTGCACTCGCGGGGCGGCGTACTCGACGTTCCGCACACCCCCGAAGAGCAACAACGTGAGCGTGCCATGCGGGCGTTCGGCGGCGCGGTCTCCGGGTGCTTCGCCGTGCAGCAGAGCTGGACCACGGGCGAGGGGCGGCTGCCGCGCGCCCTCCAAGTCCAGCGGCAGGAACTCTTCCTGTACGCCCAGCACGGTGACACCCCGGGTGTGGTGGCGCTGCTGGACGCGGGTATGGACCCGCGGATCCGCGACGCCCGCGGCCGCGGCCTGCTGCACGCGCTCCACCTGCTCGACCACGAGGTGCTGCTGCCCCGGCTGCTGGCGGCCGGGCTCGATCTGGAGGCACGGGACAAGAACGAACGCACCCCGCTGCTGTCCGCCGTGCACTGGGGCGGTTCGGCCGACCTGGTCAGGGCCCTGCTGGCGGCGGGCGCCCGGATCGACGTCGTCGACGAGCTGGAACTGTCGCTGTCCCAGGAGGTTCTCCGCTACAAGCGCACCGACCTCACCTTCCTGCGGGACCGCGTCAACGAGGAGTTCCCCGGCATCGGCGCCGACTGGTACGACGATCACTTGGCGTACCGCGAGGACGACGCGGACGAGGACGACGAGGACGACGACGCATGA
- a CDS encoding vWA domain-containing protein, whose translation MRPELDRAKLLAARYRAAETRPYLASALYALTVVPSAGVRTMGVDRHWRCYVSPAFVEATPVAQLAGVWIHEVAHLLRDHHGRAERLPAADQRDHVRVNIAQDCEINDDLLADGLALPEGRMEPRLYGLPTGGLFETYLPAIPPTPHGPDCGSGAHGTPVPWELGGDGGPARVGPVEAEALRRQTAEAVRAHRRTRGRVPEGWARWAEEVLEPSVDWRRALAGAVREAAAWAAGAVDYTYRRPSRRTPALGGRVVLPSLRRPLPRVAVVIDTSGSMGPDELAAALAEVTGVLREVGVGGNRVAVLACDADVHAVTRVRSAGEVTLAGGGGTDMRVGIGAALALPDRPNIVVVLTDGFTPWPDETPSCRLIAALVGNAPPPPPSWVETVRVDLAT comes from the coding sequence GTGCGCCCGGAGTTGGACCGCGCGAAGCTGCTGGCGGCCCGTTACAGGGCCGCCGAGACCCGTCCGTACCTCGCTTCCGCCCTGTACGCCCTGACCGTCGTCCCTTCGGCCGGGGTGCGCACCATGGGCGTCGACCGGCACTGGCGCTGCTACGTCTCGCCCGCCTTCGTCGAGGCGACCCCGGTGGCCCAGCTGGCCGGGGTGTGGATCCACGAGGTGGCGCACCTGCTGCGCGACCACCACGGCCGGGCGGAGCGGCTGCCCGCCGCCGACCAGCGCGACCACGTCCGGGTCAACATCGCCCAGGACTGCGAGATCAACGACGACCTGCTGGCCGACGGGCTGGCGCTGCCCGAGGGCCGGATGGAGCCCAGGCTCTACGGCCTGCCCACGGGCGGCCTGTTCGAGACGTACCTGCCGGCGATTCCCCCGACGCCCCACGGGCCGGACTGCGGCTCCGGTGCGCACGGCACCCCCGTGCCCTGGGAGCTGGGCGGGGACGGCGGCCCCGCCCGGGTCGGACCGGTGGAGGCCGAGGCCCTGCGCCGGCAGACCGCCGAGGCCGTACGGGCCCACCGGCGCACCCGGGGTCGGGTCCCCGAGGGCTGGGCCCGGTGGGCCGAGGAGGTCCTGGAGCCCTCCGTCGACTGGCGCCGGGCTCTGGCGGGAGCGGTCCGCGAGGCCGCCGCCTGGGCGGCCGGCGCGGTGGACTACACGTACCGCCGCCCCTCGCGCCGGACACCCGCGCTCGGCGGCCGGGTGGTGCTGCCCAGTCTGCGCAGGCCGCTGCCGCGGGTGGCCGTCGTCATCGACACCTCGGGATCGATGGGCCCGGACGAGCTCGCGGCCGCGCTCGCCGAAGTCACGGGCGTCCTGCGGGAGGTGGGCGTCGGCGGCAACCGGGTCGCCGTCCTCGCGTGCGACGCCGACGTGCACGCCGTGACCCGGGTGCGCAGTGCCGGCGAGGTGACCCTGGCCGGTGGCGGGGGGACGGACATGCGGGTCGGCATCGGCGCGGCCCTGGCCCTGCCCGACCGGCCGAACATCGTGGTCGTGCTGACCGACGGGTTCACGCCCTGGCCGGACGAGACGCCGTCCTGCCGGCTGATCGCCGCACTGGTCGGGAACGCACCGCCCCCGCCCCCGTCCTGGGTGGAAACCGTACGCGTCGACCTGGCCACGTGA